In Bythopirellula goksoeyrii, a single window of DNA contains:
- a CDS encoding signal peptidase II translates to MEHSLSLWPRRVLWFCLLAAAGCIADLWTKQVVFASSELFHGSEWWLIEGHVGIQKSLNEGALFGMGQGKVWLFAVFSILAAIAIPVWLFYYRAAEDFWLTTALGCIMGGVLGNFYDRAGFSGLTWDRFDPTRQGDTIYAVRDWILFQASDQWVWPNFNIADALLVCGAIGLVLRSFYLAPDEDDPKKDKVS, encoded by the coding sequence ATGGAACATTCCTTGAGTCTCTGGCCCCGACGGGTGCTATGGTTTTGCCTGCTCGCTGCGGCGGGTTGCATTGCTGATCTGTGGACCAAGCAAGTTGTCTTCGCTAGCTCTGAGCTGTTCCACGGCAGCGAGTGGTGGCTGATCGAGGGGCACGTCGGCATCCAAAAAAGCCTCAACGAGGGGGCCTTGTTCGGCATGGGGCAAGGCAAGGTCTGGCTCTTCGCGGTCTTCTCGATCCTGGCGGCCATCGCGATTCCCGTCTGGCTGTTCTACTATCGCGCGGCTGAGGATTTCTGGCTCACCACCGCCTTAGGTTGCATCATGGGAGGCGTGCTGGGCAATTTTTACGATCGGGCGGGATTTTCGGGACTGACCTGGGATAGGTTTGATCCCACACGCCAAGGCGATACCATCTACGCTGTGCGCGACTGGATTCTCTTCCAGGCGAGCGACCAATGGGTCTGGCCGAATTTCAATATTGCGGATGCGCTGCTGGTGTGCGGAGCGATCGGCTTGGTGCTGCGCTCGTTTTATCTGGCGCCGGATGAGGACGATCCCAAGAAGGACAAGGTTTCTTGA
- a CDS encoding TraR/DksA family transcriptional regulator yields MNSADMKVYKERLTLLRSRLRNDVTSMTDEALGSENHEPSSMPIHMAELGSDNFEQEFTLSLLATEEDTLGSIEKALTRIENKTYGTCEECGGVIPKTRLNALPHTPLCVKCASSRESKGLAAG; encoded by the coding sequence ATGAATTCAGCTGATATGAAGGTTTACAAGGAGCGACTAACCCTGCTCCGTTCCCGGTTGCGAAACGATGTGACGTCGATGACTGACGAGGCATTAGGAAGTGAGAATCACGAGCCCTCGAGCATGCCAATACACATGGCGGAACTTGGAAGCGACAACTTTGAGCAAGAGTTTACTCTGAGCCTGCTGGCGACTGAAGAAGATACCCTTGGTTCCATTGAAAAAGCCCTAACTCGGATCGAAAACAAGACCTACGGCACGTGCGAAGAATGCGGCGGAGTGATTCCAAAGACGCGTCTCAACGCATTGCCACACACCCCCCTCTGTGTCAAATGTGCTTCCTCGCGTGAGTCAAAAGGGCTGGCAGCAGGATAA
- the thrC gene encoding threonine synthase, protein MKTNTDQAFQRCLAPDCGATYDIGEVLTACKSCGGLLDIAYDWDQLPVPKTLREFEKKWSRRNEPLCRSGVWRFHDLLPFAPPEKIVTIGEGQTILAPSDGVAKYIGLNPGQLFLQYEGMNPSGSFKDNGMTAAFTHAHTIGAKRAACASTGNTSASLALYCGVSKLMQAVIFIGSGKISYGKLSQALDYGALTLQIAGDFDDAMLRVRQVSEQLGIYLVNSVNPFRLEGQKTIMYRVLEGLDWEVPDWIVVPGGNLGNSSAFGKAFMELKELGLIDRVPRLGIINAAGANTLYQLFEVNGQRWNDGDIDRGAAANYYEELDKSHRRASTIASAIEINRPVNYQKCLRALDICDGVVREVTDQQILDAKAQVGAHGLGCEPASAASVAGAKMLSAEGVIAPSDRVVCILTGHQLKDPTATVAYHTTDQDEFNRVLGSRGVQRAEFANRAVAVANDLQEIVQAIQLNS, encoded by the coding sequence GTGAAAACTAACACCGACCAGGCGTTTCAGCGATGCCTGGCTCCTGATTGTGGTGCGACGTACGACATTGGCGAAGTCCTCACTGCATGTAAATCCTGCGGCGGTTTATTGGATATCGCCTACGATTGGGACCAGTTACCCGTTCCTAAGACTCTCCGAGAATTCGAAAAGAAATGGTCCCGTCGCAATGAGCCTCTTTGCCGGAGCGGCGTTTGGCGCTTTCACGACTTGTTGCCATTCGCACCGCCAGAGAAAATCGTCACCATCGGCGAAGGGCAAACGATCCTGGCACCCTCGGATGGTGTCGCCAAGTATATTGGCCTCAACCCTGGGCAGTTGTTCTTGCAGTACGAAGGGATGAACCCTTCAGGCAGCTTCAAGGACAACGGCATGACAGCTGCATTCACCCATGCCCATACCATCGGAGCCAAGCGAGCCGCTTGCGCATCGACTGGCAACACGAGTGCTTCGCTGGCACTCTATTGCGGCGTGAGCAAGCTGATGCAAGCCGTGATCTTCATCGGCTCGGGGAAGATTTCTTATGGCAAACTTTCCCAGGCACTCGACTACGGGGCTCTCACCTTGCAGATCGCCGGTGACTTCGACGACGCCATGCTGAGGGTCCGCCAAGTGAGCGAGCAGCTTGGCATCTATCTGGTTAACAGCGTAAATCCCTTTCGGCTCGAAGGGCAAAAAACGATCATGTATCGGGTGCTTGAAGGCCTCGATTGGGAAGTCCCCGACTGGATCGTCGTGCCGGGGGGGAATCTGGGCAATAGTTCTGCCTTTGGTAAGGCTTTCATGGAACTCAAGGAGCTGGGGCTCATCGATCGGGTGCCGCGCCTGGGGATCATCAACGCCGCGGGGGCGAACACGCTCTACCAATTGTTCGAAGTGAATGGCCAGCGCTGGAATGATGGTGATATCGACCGCGGTGCTGCAGCCAATTACTACGAGGAATTAGACAAGAGCCACCGTCGCGCTTCGACCATTGCCAGCGCTATCGAGATCAATCGCCCTGTGAACTACCAAAAGTGCCTGCGGGCTCTCGACATTTGCGACGGGGTCGTCCGCGAAGTGACCGACCAGCAGATCCTCGACGCCAAGGCACAAGTTGGAGCCCACGGCCTGGGCTGCGAGCCAGCAAGTGCGGCAAGTGTCGCCGGTGCCAAAATGCTCTCAGCCGAAGGGGTCATCGCCCCGTCCGATCGGGTGGTCTGTATTCTCACGGGGCATCAACTTAAGGATCCCACCGCGACGGTCGCCTACCACACAACCGATCAAGACGAATTCAACCGTGTGCTAGGAAGCCGAGGAGTCCAACGAGCCGAATTCGCCAATCGTGCAGTAGCTGTTGCCAATGATCTCCAAGAGATTGTTCAGGCGATACAATTGAATAGTTAA
- the dapB gene encoding 4-hydroxy-tetrahydrodipicolinate reductase gives MKIAVHGAAGRMGQRVVALASADSRYQIVAALESATHPAQGQDAGLLAGVGKLGIPLAVVGESDADVVIDFSVPDAAIAVLTHCLEFNKPLVIATTGFDVPQDDYIRESARKIPIVWAPSMSPAVNLLMKLTETAAKSLRDLPTGVDVEIIERHHRFKEDAPSGTALRFGKIVAEAMGQESHIHGRHGRPGERPRNEIGYHALRSGDNPGEHTIIFGMLGETIELKVAASNRDCYAQGALIAADWIIDKPPGLYSMNDVLGL, from the coding sequence ATGAAAATCGCAGTACACGGCGCAGCAGGACGCATGGGGCAACGAGTAGTCGCCTTGGCGAGTGCCGATAGTCGTTATCAGATTGTTGCCGCGTTGGAATCGGCAACGCACCCGGCACAAGGGCAAGACGCTGGGTTACTAGCCGGCGTGGGTAAACTTGGCATCCCGCTAGCGGTGGTAGGGGAATCCGACGCCGACGTGGTGATCGATTTCTCGGTCCCCGATGCAGCCATCGCCGTGCTAACGCACTGCCTGGAATTCAATAAACCCCTGGTGATCGCCACGACCGGCTTTGATGTTCCGCAGGACGACTACATCCGCGAATCGGCCCGAAAGATTCCCATTGTTTGGGCACCAAGCATGAGTCCTGCGGTGAACTTGCTGATGAAGCTCACAGAGACTGCCGCAAAGTCCTTGCGCGATCTGCCGACAGGAGTGGACGTTGAGATCATCGAGCGGCACCATCGCTTCAAGGAAGACGCCCCCAGTGGCACGGCCCTGCGGTTCGGCAAGATCGTCGCCGAGGCGATGGGCCAAGAGTCGCACATCCATGGCCGCCACGGTAGGCCAGGTGAGCGCCCTCGCAACGAGATCGGCTACCACGCACTCCGCTCCGGCGATAACCCGGGCGAACATACCATCATCTTCGGCATGCTTGGCGAGACGATCGAACTCAAAGTCGCCGCCTCCAACCGCGACTGCTACGCCCAAGGCGCCCTGATCGCTGCCGATTGGATCATCGACAAACCACCTGGCCTGTATAGTATGAACGACGTGTTGGGGTTGTAG
- a CDS encoding SpoIIAA family protein yields MVNAELLEQDGILVIKPEAPLAEEDFKSIGSLVDPYIEKHGKLNGILIQAENFPGWQNFASFVSHIKFIHDHHKTVAKIAAVSDSKFLEIAPNIASHFVKAEVKHFPAGEYEAAMEWLKA; encoded by the coding sequence ATGGTTAATGCAGAACTCTTAGAGCAAGACGGGATCCTCGTCATCAAACCAGAAGCCCCCCTAGCCGAGGAAGATTTCAAATCAATTGGATCCCTTGTCGATCCCTATATCGAGAAGCACGGCAAACTGAATGGCATTCTCATCCAAGCCGAGAACTTCCCCGGCTGGCAGAATTTTGCCTCGTTCGTCTCCCACATCAAATTCATTCACGACCACCACAAAACCGTAGCTAAGATCGCTGCGGTCTCCGATAGCAAGTTTTTGGAGATTGCGCCCAACATCGCCAGTCATTTCGTGAAAGCCGAAGTGAAGCACTTTCCGGCGGGCGAGTATGAGGCGGCGATGGAGTGGTTGAAAGCATGA
- a CDS encoding MFS transporter: MSSAEVTSESITDHLDTSALPSLYADRSFWGMTITQFFGAFNDNLFKQLILLLSITTAANADGAAEDNQWLAMFVFVVPFLMLTGIAGYLSDKYGKRGIVILCKVAEIVAMALGGVAFAVYSKSDSLTFLYVVLFLMAAQSAFFGPAKYGILPEMLRESDLPRANGFILMTTFLAIIFGTVVAGFLLQQFRDRLWVGSAVCISIAVAGTITSLFVRKVPPANPNLKCEASSFTVPPDMRELLRKDHPLLMALAVSSAFWLLAGMVPSAVNILGKVELALGDEYTSILAGIIGLGIALGCAIGGLISRGKVNFTLIRIGSIGMLITLLLMAVPAHGDLQLLKDADGKLVHLPGLGEGGQWLGFWGSLPTLLLLGVFTGFFAVPLQVFLQSRPPDDKKGRMIAVMNQANWIGVLMSAFLYWAFSELISRQEWPRSTMFLFIAVLMLPIVLFYHPKSEVLDAR; the protein is encoded by the coding sequence ATGTCTAGCGCAGAAGTTACTTCCGAAAGCATCACCGACCATCTCGATACCTCAGCCCTGCCTTCGCTTTACGCGGACCGTAGCTTTTGGGGGATGACAATTACCCAGTTCTTCGGAGCATTCAATGACAATCTGTTCAAGCAACTGATCCTGCTGCTGTCGATTACCACTGCGGCGAACGCTGATGGCGCGGCGGAAGATAATCAGTGGCTGGCGATGTTTGTGTTCGTCGTGCCATTCTTGATGCTGACGGGAATCGCGGGGTACTTGTCGGACAAGTATGGCAAGCGGGGCATCGTGATTCTTTGCAAGGTGGCCGAAATCGTTGCGATGGCATTGGGAGGCGTGGCGTTTGCAGTCTACTCGAAGAGTGATAGTTTGACCTTCCTCTATGTGGTCTTGTTTCTGATGGCTGCACAAAGCGCATTCTTTGGGCCGGCCAAATATGGAATTCTGCCGGAAATGCTTCGTGAAAGTGACTTGCCGAGGGCGAATGGGTTCATCCTGATGACGACGTTCCTCGCGATCATTTTTGGCACGGTCGTCGCCGGCTTTCTGTTGCAACAATTCCGTGACCGCTTGTGGGTCGGTTCGGCCGTGTGCATCTCGATTGCTGTCGCGGGTACGATTACATCACTATTCGTTCGCAAAGTCCCCCCGGCGAATCCCAACCTAAAGTGCGAAGCATCGTCGTTCACCGTGCCACCGGATATGCGCGAGCTACTACGGAAGGATCATCCGCTGCTGATGGCGCTTGCAGTCTCTAGCGCCTTCTGGCTCTTGGCCGGCATGGTCCCTTCGGCTGTGAATATCCTGGGGAAAGTCGAACTGGCCCTCGGCGATGAATATACGAGTATCCTGGCCGGCATCATTGGGCTTGGTATTGCCTTGGGATGTGCAATCGGCGGGCTTATTTCACGAGGGAAGGTGAATTTCACTCTGATACGAATCGGCAGCATCGGGATGCTGATCACCCTGCTGTTGATGGCCGTCCCCGCGCATGGCGATTTACAACTGCTCAAAGACGCCGACGGCAAGCTTGTTCATCTACCTGGACTAGGTGAAGGAGGCCAATGGCTCGGCTTTTGGGGGAGCTTACCGACGCTCCTGTTGCTCGGCGTATTCACGGGATTCTTTGCCGTGCCGCTGCAAGTGTTCCTGCAGTCGCGACCTCCGGATGATAAGAAAGGTCGCATGATTGCCGTGATGAATCAGGCGAATTGGATCGGCGTTCTGATGTCGGCGTTCCTGTATTGGGCGTTTTCGGAACTCATCTCGCGTCAGGAATGGCCACGTAGCACCATGTTCTTGTTTATTGCTGTGCTGATGCTGCCCATTGTGCTTTTCTATCACCCCAAGAGTGAGGTGCTAGATGCGAGGTGA
- a CDS encoding heavy-metal-associated domain-containing protein — MRFSLCFALMLVAVAGCQKAADTATDSTVTASPAAFNVAGAPTVEFKVPDMMCEESCAKAVHDTLAAQPGAEDVMVDFPNRLATVAVDQETFDSQAALAALLDKQFTKTELVGAEGNKSDDENNL, encoded by the coding sequence ATGAGATTTTCACTATGTTTTGCGCTGATGTTAGTCGCAGTCGCTGGTTGCCAGAAAGCGGCAGATACTGCAACAGACAGCACGGTCACAGCGAGTCCTGCCGCATTCAACGTTGCGGGCGCCCCCACGGTCGAATTCAAAGTGCCTGACATGATGTGCGAGGAGTCGTGTGCAAAGGCGGTGCATGATACGCTGGCCGCTCAGCCTGGCGCGGAGGATGTTATGGTCGATTTCCCGAATCGCTTGGCGACCGTTGCTGTCGATCAGGAGACATTCGATAGCCAGGCAGCGCTGGCCGCACTCTTGGACAAACAATTCACCAAAACTGAATTGGTGGGAGCTGAGGGCAACAAATCGGACGACGAAAACAACCTCTAA